One window of Cydia fagiglandana chromosome 19, ilCydFagi1.1, whole genome shotgun sequence genomic DNA carries:
- the LOC134674113 gene encoding flap endonuclease 1 — MGIQGLTKLIADIAPQAVKEMEIKNYFGRKIAIDASMSLYQFLIAVRSEGAQLTSVDGETTSHLMGTFYRTIRLVENGIKPVYVFDGKPPELKSHQLNKRAERREEAEKELQKATEAGDQASIEKFNRRLVKVTKQHGEEARSLLKLMGIPVVEAPCEAEAQCAALVKAGKVFATATEDMDALTFGASVLLRHLTFSEARKMPVQEIHLDRVLDGLELKHNEFIDLCILLGCDYCGSIRGVGPKRAIELIRQHRTLDEVLKNIDTAKYPPPENWDYADARRLFLEPEITDPKDIEIKWTDPDEEGLVKFLCGDKQFNEERVRNGAKKLMKARSTTTQGRLDGFFKVSTTPNPKRKAEEEKKNAANKKAKTGGRGRKPK; from the exons ATGGGTATTCAGGGCTTAACAAAACTCATAGCAGATATAGCCCCACAGGCCGTAAAGGAAATGGAGATCAAAAACTACTTCG GACGCAAAATCGCTATCGACGCTTCTATGAGTCTTTATCAGTTTCTAATAGCAGTAAGAAGCGAAG GGGCTCAACTGACGTCAGTAGACGGCGAGACAACCTCTCACCTGATGGGCACATTCTACCGTACCATCCGGTTGGTAGAAAATGGTATTAAACCAGTGTATGTGTTTGACGGAAAGCCGCCGGAATTGAAGTCTCATCAGCTGAACAAGCGAGCTGAGCGCCGGGAGGAGGCTGAGAAAGAGCTTCAGAAGGCTACAGAAGCAG GTGACCAAGCAAGCATCGAGAAGTTTAACCGTCGGCTGGTGAAGGTGACCAAGCAGCACGGAGAGGAGGCTCGCTCCCTCCTAAAGCTCATGGGCATCCCGGTGGTGGAGGCTCCGTGTGAGGCGGAGGCCCAGTGTGCGGCACTT GTAAAAGCCGGCAAAGTGTTCGCAACGGCCACAGAAGATATGGACGCGCTCACGTTCGGTGCCAGCGTGTTGCTCCGCCATCTTACCTTCTCCGAGGCCAGGAAAATGCCCGTCCAGGAGATACATCTAGACCGGGTCTTAGACGGGCTGGAGCTTAAACACAATGAG TTCATCGATCTCTGCATCTTGTTGGGGTGCGACTACTGTGGGTCCATCCGCGGCGTGGGGCCCAAGCGAGCCATCGAGCTGATCAGACAACACCGCACACTGGACGAG GTTTTGAAAAACATCGACACTGCCAAGTACCCTCCTCCAGAGAACTGGGACTACGCGGACGCGAGGAGGCTGTTTTTGGAGCCCGAGATCACGGACCCTAAGGATATTGAG ATAAAATGGACAGACCCTGACGAGGAAGGGCTGGTGAAATTCCTCTGCGGAGACAAGCAGTTCAACGAGGAACGAGTCAGGAACGGAGCCAAGAAGCTGATGAAAGCTCGCTCCACCACCACACAGGGCCGGTTAGATGGGTTCTTCAAG GTGTCGACAACGCCGAACCCCAAACGTAAGGCCGAAGAGGAAAAAAAGAACGCAGCCAACAAGAAAGCGAAGACGGGAGGGAGGGGACGAAAGCCGAAATAG